Part of the Sphingobacterium sp. LZ7M1 genome, ATTTCAGCAAGGATCTTATTGGCATCCGTCTTAAATCTCAGGAAATAAGGCTTGTCCTCCATAAGGTCCAGTCCTTTTGCCACATGTTCTGCCGCCTTATTATAGTCTTTTTGCTTGCAATACATTTCAGCAAGGATAAGGTTAGCCCTCATGGCATCCAATGGCTCCTTGAACTTCATGGAATATTCAATATTCTTTTTTACCAATTCAATAGCCTTCTCTCGTCTACCTGCTTCCCATTCAATATCGGCCAGGTTACCAGAGATAATTCCGATCCAGACAGAGTCCTTGGCCAGTTTGGCTATATGCAAGGCCTGATTATAATAATCATTGGCTTCCCTATTTAAAGAATCCTTTTTATAATAAACCCCAATGGCATTGACCATATCGATCCGGTTACGGCTCAGGGGTTCTGTATGGGGCAAAGCTAGTTTCAGGTATTCTGCGGCTCTCTTTTGATCTCCTATATAACTGTAGAAATTGGCAACAAATCCATAATGATAGGCCAACCTAGGTATTCTGTTAACATTGACCTCTTCCTTTAGATCATTGGCTTGCAGGAAATAGGGAAAAGCCTCCCTAATCTTCCTGTAAACATAGTAATAGTAGCCTTGACGAATTAAGCCCATTTGCTTGAGCTCATACTCATTTGTAGGCTCGATCAGTTCACTGGCCTTCTCAAAAAAATGATTGCTTCGATCATTTACTCGGTCAAAGGCTATCGAAAAACCATCAGCCATCAACATATAATAAGCCCATTTCAGAGGAATGCTTCTTTTTCCTTCGGCAAGCATCTTCACTGAATCCAACCGATTGATCAATGCAAGCGTGTCCTTCCTGAAATTGGCATCAATTTTCAATACCCGCTCCAATTCGGCAAAATCCTTCGCTCTTTGCGATTGAGCCATAGTAATGCCACTTGAGAAACTCAATAAAAGCAGTAGAAATAAGGAGGAAACGGTTAACGTTCTTGGCTTGAAAATCATCAGCTTAAATCTCGGGAAAATTTAAGATAAATAACAAGCTTTCATATTCCCCCTAACGAAAATTACCACATATCGATAATGGATTTTATCCTTTATTGAAATGTGGTAATTCAGCGAAAAATAAAAAATTCAAATAGAACCCCTTACTTGCTTATTTTCTTTAAATAATCAAAATACACACCCTTTAGGTCTTTTACACGGTTATATAGAGTTTCCTTTTCTATATAGCCTTTAGACAGGGCAATTTCTTCCAAACAGGCAACCTTTAAGGAAGTCCTTTTTTCGATAGTTTTAATAAATTCTGTTGCTTCAGAAAGTGATTCATGGGTTCCAGTGTCAAGCCATGCAAATCCACGTCCTAAAAGTTGAAGTTGTAAAATGTCTTGGTTCAAATATTCTTGGTTTACCGTAGTAATCTCAAGCTCACCCCTATCCGAAGGTTTCACATTCTTAGCGATCTCGATGACAGAGTTAGGATAAAAATAAAGGCCTACAATGGCGTAATTCGATTTTGGCTCTTTCGGCTTTTCTTCGATATCGTAAACCCTACCAGATTCATCAAAAGCAGCCACACCATAACGCTCAGGATCATCTACATAATACCCGAATACAACTGCCGCATTTTGCTCCTCTACCTTGGCTCTGGCTTCCTGAAGCTGCTGTTGCAAACCAGCTCCATAAAAAATGTTGTCTCCCAGGATTAAGCAAACATCATCACTGCCGATAAATTCCTCTCCAATGATAAACGCTTGAGCAAGTCCATCTGGCGAAGGCTGTTCTGCATAACTGATTGAAATCCCCAATTGATTGCCATCTCCAAATAACCTTTCGAAATTCGGAAGATCCTGAGGGGTTGAAATAATTAAAACTTCTCTGATTCCTGCCAACATCAAAACGGATAATGGATAGTAAATCATTGGCTTGTCATACACTGGCAACAATTGCTTCGAAACAACCTGTGTAAGCGGGTGCAATCTTGTCCCAGAACCTCCAGCTAAAATTATTCCTTTCATATTTTTAAATTTTTAATGTTATATTCTTTATTGAGCGGAAAGTTTTCCTAACATTTTTTCCAGGCTATTCTCCCATTTCGGGACATCCACTCCAAAGGTCCTTCTGACCTTTTCCTTATTTAAAAGTGAAAAATGTGGTCGCTTAGCGGGTGTTGGAAAACTAGAACTTGGAATCGGATTGATCCTACAATCAAGATCGCAAGTATCTCTTATTTTGACTGCAAAGTCATACCAACTGATTCTCCCTTCATTCGAATAATGATAAATCCCAGGCACCCAATTTCCAGACTCAACGATGTGTTTTATCAATTCTGCTAAGTCTCGGGCATAAGTTGGGGTACCAATCTGATCGGAAACAACACTGATTTCATCCCTGCTATTCATCAGGTTCAACATCGTTTTCACAAAGTTTTTCCCAAAGGTTGAATAGACCCAAGCAGTTCGAATAATGATTGCATCGGGACAATGAAGCTCAATGGCCAATTCTCCCTTGCGCTTGGTATCTCCATATACATTGATCGGATCTGTAGGATAATTCTCATCCAAAGCTTGATCTACATTTCCCTGAAAAACATAATCCGTGGAAATATAGATTAATTTACAACCATTGCTCTCTGCATATCTTGCAATTTCTAAGGTCGAAAGATGATTGACCTTATTAGCCAAATCAACCTCGGTCTCAGCTAAATCAACTGCAGTAAACGCCGCGGAATGTATTATTGTATCTGGCCGGTAGGTCTCCAAAATAGATTGGACCAATTCAGGTTGAGCTAAATCCAGTCCTTGGCGATCTAAGAAAATCATTTCAACCGATTCATTAGAAGGCCAAATATCCTTAAGCTCTGAACCTAACTGTCCTGAACTTCCCGTGACCAATATTTTGCTGGCTTTCATTGAACTCCTATTTTAAAAACAATTGAGCAACCGCATCCTTAAAGGAAGGTAGCACTTGATCTTTTTCTGAAACAATAAGCTCATCCACAGGTAGCTTCCAATCAATATTCAATTGTTCATCTTTATACGACACGCCCCATTCAGCAGCCTTATTGTATAAATTATCGCATTTATAAAAGAACTCTGCGGTTTCTGACAGCACTATAAATCCGTGCAAAAACCCTCTAGGTACAAATAGCTGCCTTTTGTTTTCAGCTGACAATAAAACGGAGAAATGCTGCCCAAAGGTTTCAGAATCTGGTCTCGCGTCAACGGCAACATCCAATACCTCTCCCTGCAGGACCCTGACTAATTTTGCTTGGGCGAATTCCCCTGCCTGTGCATGAAGACCACGCAAAACAGCTTTTGAAGAAAAAGATTGGTTATCCTGAACAAAATTTACATCCAACCCAGTCAGTTCCTTAAAAACAGCCTGATTGTAACTCTCAAAAAAATACCCTCTGTTGTCACCAAAAACACGAGGATCTAAAATATAGCAGTCCTTAAGACCAGTTTCTACGGCATTCATAAATATAATTTCACTTTCTCAACAAGACAGGATTAAATACCACTGTAATGTTTATCATAATAATTCTGGTAGTCTCCTGAAGCGACCTTTTCTAACCAAGATTGATTATCTAAAAACCAGTCGATTGTTTTTGATAATCCTTGTTCAAAAGTTACACTAGGCTCCCAACCCAATTCATTCTTAATCTTATTTGCATCAATTGCATATCTCAAATCATGACCAGGACGATCCTTTACAAATTGGATCAACTTTTCCGAAGTTCCCGGTTCACGCCCTAATTTCTCATCCATTTGCTTGCAAAGCTCCTTCACTAAATCAATGTTCTTCCATTCATTAAAACCTCCCACATTATAGGATTGCCCATTTTTACCTTCATGGAATACGGTATCGATTGCTCGTGCATGATCAATTACAAACAACCAATCCCGGGTATATTTACCATCTCCATAAATTGGTAAAGGTCTGTTATTGATAATGTTTAAGATACAGAGAGGAATTAATTTTTCGGGAAAATGGTTTGGACCATAATTGTTTGAACAGTTTGTAATCACTACCGGCATCCCATAAGTATCTTGGTATGCCCTTACAAAATGATCCGATGCTGCTTTTGAAGCCGAATAAGGGGAATGGGGATCATAACTGGTTTCTTCAGTAAAAAATCCAGTATCTCCTAATGCCCCAAAAACCTCATCTGTTGAAACATGATGGAATCTTTTCCCTTCAAAACTGTCCTTCCAGATGTTTTTGGCAGCGTTCAAAAGATTAACTGTACCTATCACATTCGTATTTACAAATGCCATCGGGTCGGTAATCGATCGGTCCACATGGGATTCTGCCGCTAAATGGATTACTGAATCTGGTCTAAATGAAGAAAATATCTCTTCCAAAGCCTTCTCATCACGAATATCAGCTTTCACAAAAGTATAATTAGGCTGATCCTCAATATCCACCAGATTCTCCAAATTTCCTGCATAGGTTAATGCATCCAAATTCACGATCTGATATTCAGGATATTTAAGCACAAAGTGCCTAACTACATGAGAACCTATAAAACCTGCGCCTCCAGTGATAAGAATTGTTTTATTCATGCTACAAATTAAATAAATAAAACCAGTTACTGATAATAGTGAATTTCAAATTCATTTAAATTGTAGTTGAAATGCTAATTATTAATCAGTTAAAAATGGTTTTTACCAAAAATTAAATTATTATACTTTCAAACACCCTGATCAGACTGTGAAAAATAAGCTAACCAATCCTTTTTTCGGGGTGATATTCCAGTTTTTTCTATTTTTACTTTAAAGGTCAGCATTTAATCCCAACCTCAATTTCATCCTAACCAAAAAATTCGAACTACATAAATTTGATTATTCATACAATTCAATTTTCTCAATCGTTCAGCTATAAATTACCAATGACATGTTTTATAGGACTGTGCATCCGACCAGAAATCCTAATTTCCCTAAAGAATATCTTGAATTACGATAAACCTGACTAGGGAGCTTGGATAATTTTAAAAAATCAAGAAAAAATGTGGGTAGCGAAAAAACGATGTTCTATTGATCGAACATCGTTTTTTTGCTAATACTAAGCTTTCCCTATTTTATTAAATAACAGAGCTCCGCTGGAGTTCTATCTTTAAAATTTTTAAGCTAAATATCTTCTTAGGCATTTACCACGATCAGCTTCCAATAAAATCGCTCAACGTTTAGCCCTTACTTATGCCCATTCCTTTGGTTTTCCTTATCCGCCACGATCTTTCTCAGGCCGCTACTCGAAAACCTATGATCTCTACTGTTAAAATAAAGCTCAATCCCTTTCTCCTCACAATATTTCCTTCCCGTAAAGTCTCTGTCCTTATATTCATCACCTACGATCCTCACATCCAATTTAAAGGACCTTAAAATATCCTCTAAATCCTGTTCGGTTGAATAAGGAACAATCTCATCCACTGAAACACAACCTCTCAATTGAATATAGCGTTCCACCACGGTCTGCGTTGGCGCATTCTTTTCAGGTCGGTCTAAAGTAGGGTCCATCTGTAAACCACAGATTAAATAATCACATTGACGTTTTGCCTCAGCCAACATCATGATATGGCCTGCATGCAAAAGATCAAAGGTTGAAAATGTTATGCCTACGCGAGGACCAGGATTATAATCATGGTGTTTAGGATCTTTTACCTCTTTGTTCTTATCTTTCATATATGGTTAACAATTAAATTCTTAATTACTTGACTTAGTTACTGAGTATAATTTAGCCATAATTTTGTGTAACTAGAACTCAATAAGTGCAAAGTTCCTTAACATCTGCAACATTTAGCATTTAGGGCATCTTTTAAATATTTTTTGTAGTTGTTTGGCTAAAAGAATCCGGCAAAGAAATCAAAACAGTTGGGCTTTCTTATTCTCTAAACGAAATATTGCTGTGCATTCTTTAATAAGCTGAAGGTTTTACGGATACGAGTTCTTATTAACCACGCGTAAGTCCTTTCTAGTAAATAAATGCCAAATATTCTTGGTCCATCCTCTCTTTCTCCACATTCTGGTTCATTCCCAGTTCTTGACCCATCCTCCAATCCTTTGGATCCTGTTTCATACTAGCAATTATTCTGACCTTATTCGAGATTCATTCGAGGCATGTTCGAGAAGAATTCTATCCAGTTCGGATTTCTCGAATATGTCTCGAATAAGGTCAAAGCAAAACCTAGAAGATAGTTCCAATTTTTAAGATTTCTCTTCAGCAAGTAAAGTGATAAAAATGGATGGCTAAAAACAGAAGCGGGCAACCTTCAGGATGCCCGCTTCCAATATTATTAAATAAACTGCGCTATTTCACCAAATAGATTACGCCGTTTTTTTTTCACTTTTTGATTCAAATAATTTATGATTCTTGATAGGATTTCCTTTCAACAATTCTTTGGTATCATATTTTGAAACTACAGCTTTCAAAGCTTCTAAGTGTCGCGTATGGTGCATATCGGTGCCTACAAAATCATACATTCCGGCACGGATCAGGGTCAAAGCACAAGTTTTTACATTTTCACCGTAGTATTTACTGATGGAAAGTAAATTCAATTGCAGGTAACATCCTGCCTGTTTGATTTCCTCAAAGATCTTGAAATTGTTGTGGTAATAGTTATATCGTTCAGGATGGGCAAGAATGGGCTGATAACCCCTATCTTGGATATCTTTAATAACGTTAAATAATGCTTTTGACTCCGATAGGTAAGACATTTCAATTAACATGTACTTATCAGCAATCAAACATAACTTATCCGCTTGAATCCACTGATCGATTTGGTCATCGATCATATACTCAGCACTAAAGTTCAGTTTAAAATCCACAGCATTAGCCTGCAAATGTTCGGTTAATTTGCCGTGCGCTCCTTTGATGGTCTCAGGCGTATTGTTATGTACTCCTGCCATAACGTGCGGTGTAGACACACTGTTATGAATACCTAAGGCTTTCAATCCATTGATCAAAGTGATAGACTCTTCAACACTTGGACTTCCATCATCAATCCCAGGTAGAATATGATTGTGAATATCCCAGCCTACCCAAGCCAATTGGTCCAGGTACGCAGGTTGGTCATTTTTACTTCCCCCAAATAAATTACTCCAAAATCCCATAGCTTCTCAAAATATTAGTTGTTTGGTAATTAGGTTTCTAATTTTATATTAGATGTCCTGTTATTCCATAAGGTTTAATGTATACGTTCAATAAATCTTATTTGCTACAAAACATCTTAAATTAACGCAGAATTGTCTTTTTCTAACTGTTCATAAACCTGCTTCACATCCTGCGCTCTATTTCTATCCAAAACTAGAACCGCATCCTCAGTACTAACTAACATACAATTAGTTAAACCTACAAAAACTGTATGTTTATTAGTACCTACAACAATATTGCCATTCTCGTCCACTGGATGTCCTTTGCTTTTAAAATACTCATATAAGGAATCGAATGCTCCCATATCGGACCACTCAAACCTTGCCGGAACGACCTTGATCAGGTCACTTCGTTCCATTACTGCATAGTCAATACTTTTAGAAGGAATCAATTTCGAATGTGCTTCGTCAAGAACCAAGTCTTCTGCATATTCAAATGCTACCTCTGCAGCATTGTACAGCTTGGGTTCAAAGCGCATCAATTCTTCCAAATAAACCCCTGCCTTGAAACAGAAGATCCCTGAGTTCCAAAGGAAGTTCCCTTTTTTCAGAAAGTCCTTTGCGGTATCTTCATTGGGTTTCTCCCGGAATGAAAGCACGGTATTGCCTTCATGCTCAATATATCCGTAACCGGTCTCCGGTCTGGTTGGAACAATTCCGAAAGTTGCGATAAATCCTTCTTGGGCATACATAATGCCCTGATTGATTGCTTCGCGATAGTTTTTCAGCCCTTCGATCAAATGATCTGAAGGCGTAACGATCAATATATCGTCCGGATCCGCGTGGAAGGCAGCAAAGGCTATTGCTGCAGCTGTATTCCGAGGAGCCGCTTCTGCAATGATATCATGGTTATAATCTTTCAAGTAAGGCTCCGCGATCGTTTTGTTCAATGCCGACCCTACCAAGATCACCTTGGATGCAATTTCCTGATTTCTGGCTAGCGTCCATTCAAACAAAGTCTTACCTTCGAATATCGGCAGGTACTGCTTTGGTTTAGATTTCCTGGACAAAGGCCATAATCTTGAGCCTACACCACCAGATAATATTACATTTATTATTTTCCCCATTATTATCCTAATTTTTTCATTTCAATTGCATCGTCTACTTTAAGATACAATTCGGCAGTAGCTCTGGCATCAGACAATGCATCATGATGCTTTAATTCCACACCCATTAAATCACAACAGATACTTAATTTAGTTCGTTCAAAACCTAAGGATCGATAGATCTTGCTGGTACATTCCCAAACTGGGTCTAGACCAAGCTCCTCGAATGGAAGGTTATAGAAATTCATCGTTTCCTTCAATACGGAACGATCTAACAATTCATCATGTGCAACCATATGTTTGGAAACCAACAATTCTTTTATACTTGGAAACAGGTCAATAAAGGTCGGAGCCTCAGCCGTATGTTTTGGTTTAATCCCATGAACCCTTGAAGTTTGCCACATATACTTGTTCTGTGGTGGTTGTACCAAACTGTAGAATTCACTTACGATCTCGCCGTCAACAACGTCTACTATACCAACGGCACACACACTGTTGTATTTTGCCGTGGCTAGCTCAAAGTCTATAGTTGTAAATGTTTTAGACATTTATATAAAAGTAAAAAAAATTAAACTCAATACCCATATTTTCCTTTCCATTTATCTCGAAGTGAAAGTCTTAGTTTCTCTTCGGCAGGATTCTTACCGGGCTCATACATTTTTGCTTCATGTAGGCCTTCTGGCATATATTCCTGATCGACAAAATTTCCGCTATAAGCATGGGCATACATATACTCTGTTCCGTAATTCAGCTCTTTCATCAACTTGGTCGGCGCATTCCTCAGATGCAGCGGCACCGATAGATCTCCTGATTTGCGCACGATTGCCTGAGCTTTGTTGATAGCTTCGTATGAAGCATTACTTTTTGCAGAACAAGCCAAATAGATAACTGTTTGCGACAAAATGATTCTTGATTCTGGCCATCCGATTACGTTAACAGCCTGAAAACAATTATTCGCCAGCAGCAAGGCGTTCGGATTCGCATTTCCCACATCCTCAGAGGCTAATATCAAAAGCCTTCGGGCAATAAATTTAGGGTCCTCACCCCCTTCGATCATCCGGGCCAACCAATAGACCGCAGCATTCGGGTCACTCCCACGAATCGATTTTATGAATGCCGAAATGATATCGTAATGCTGTTCTCCAGATTTATCATATCGCACCCTGTTCTGTTGAACATGTTTGGCAACAAATTCATTCGTTATTTCCTGTTTCCCATGAGATGCAGCCTGGCTTACAAGCTCTAAGATGTTCAGAAGTTTCCTGGCATCTCCACCAGAAAGCTGCAACATGGCATCATATTCCTTTATGGAGATCTTTTCATCCTTCAGGAATTCATCTTGGTTCAATGCCAATTCAATGATCTGGATCAGCTCCTCCTTAGTCAACTCTTGCAAAACATAGACCTGACAACGAGATAACAGTGCGGAAATCACCTCAAAAGAAGGGTTTTCCGTGGTAGCTCCAATCAAGGTAACCGTTCCTCTTTCCACGGCTCCCAGCAGTGAATCCTGCTGTGATTTGGAAAAGCGATGGATTTCATCGATGAAGAGAATGGGTTGTTCTTGATTGAATTGACGCATCTGTTCTGCTTTGTCAATTACTTCACGCACGTCTTTCACGCCAGACTGTATAGCACTGAGACTATAAAAAGGCCTGTCCAAAGACTTAGCGACCAATAATGCCAATGTTGTTTTGCCGACTCCTGGAGGTCCCCAGAAAATCATGGAAGGAATGGACTTTTGTTCAATGGCGTTCCACAACACAGCCCCCTCGCCTATAATATGCTTTTGCCCGACATATTCAGCAAGACTTTTGGGACGCATCCTTTCTGCCAAAGGTACTCTAGTAACCATAATTCACAAAGCTATTGATTTTTCAGAGTAAAGCCAATGTAAATATGAATTGGCATTAGGAATGTGGCATTTCATCTATGATTTGAACACTTGCCCAGAAATGAGTTCCGTTAACGGAAAATTTTAACATTTTTTAGTAATTATTCTACCTTTCTGGTACTAACCATTTATCTTATATTTCAAATTATTTAATACTTTTGAAAAAAATGAATTTGCGAATGATTGATAAAGTGCGTGTTATCTTAGCTTTCGGCTTAATTATATCAACAGTAAGCTTAAAGGCTCAAACCAATAATAAACCTTTAGACCCGTCTGGATTTGTTACAAAATATGACAGTTCATTTGCCGGAATCGGACCTAAAGTATATGTACTCCCTCCTCCAAGGACAAAGGAAGAGGAATTGGTTGACTCTTATAAAGAGAAAAAAGGATTCTTTGATTCCATTTCGCGTCAATTGGAGTATCAGTCCATCATTGAAGATTACAAGCCTACTTCAAACGCTTCGTATCTGAAACAGAGCTTCAATCCATTCCCAGCAACGGAGCAGGATTGGAATAACCTGATCACAAAACTTGAAAACAACAGGAACTTACCTTTGGCTGCAGGGATGGCCAATGAGTATGCCTTTGATCTCCTGAAAAAAGGCGATATCAATAAGGCGATCGCTCTATTGACCAGAGGCCTAAATGCAGCAAGATCATCGGGCTCAGGAGAAAAATTTGTCCTGGAACATAATCTAGCAAATGCATATCTATTCAATGGAAATCTTTCAGAGGCAGCGGCCATGCAGGAAACATTTCTGCAATCTGCCGTGGAGAAAAAGGAACAGGTAGATCAGGCAAACACATTGGTCCGTATCGCATTGGTACAAGCCTATCAAAAGAAATATCTCGATGCGGAGAACACGATTATCAGACGTGCTTTCCCTTTGTATAACAGGACAAAAAACCATTTTGGCAAAGTATATGCTTTGATTAATCTGGCAAAAATCTATCAGCTGCAAAATAAGCATACCGAGGCTCAATGGTTTTTAATCCAGGCCAAGGATCTTGCTAACTTGAGAAAGATTGACAACGAATTGCCTGAGATTGAGTATATGTTAGCTTTTTCCAAGTACATCCAACAAAACTATAAAGTCGCACAATTGGAATTTGAAAAGGCAAAAACATTGGCAGATGTAGAAAACAACAAGGTTTTACAACTGGCCATTGCGGATAAATTAGGAGATATCTATTTGATGATGGGTAACTTTGAAGATGCCGAACAGGAACTTTCGAGTTATTGGAGATTAAGAAACGAACTGTTCTAAAATCCCCCGTCAAAGGGCAATCTCGGTAAAAGTTAATAAACCTTAAAATGGCTGGGAAACAACAATTGAAATGAATATTTTACGTTGTCATCCTAACATTGACTTAATTTTTAACTAAATTTAGCGCTAATAAAATACTCGCTTACTATTTGAAAAGAGCAATTTCCTGATAGAACAATTAATGAACAAATTCAAGAACTATACATATATGTTTAAACATCTCATTTTCTGTCTTGCGTTAATATCGGTTGTGGCATGTGGAGCAAAACCACGCATCAACCTGGACCAAGAAGGCTTAGAATTAAAGCCTACTACGCAACATGAAATCATTGCTAAGGAAGTAGCCAATTTATTGGAGAATTTCAGCTATAAAAAAGTCCCTATGGGCGATTCCCTTTCTAACATCGTCTTCAACAACCTGTTGGAAGGTATCGATCAAGGGAAGAATTACATGTTGAAATCAGATATTGACGAATTTCAACAATTTAAGAACAGCATCAGCCAAGATTTTAGAGAGGGTGACCTTTCCAGTGCATTCTATATCTTCAATAAATACACAAACAGATATTTACAGTGCATGAACTTTGCCTTGGAGCAGATCGATGCGAAACATGACTTCACTAAGGATGAAACCTACACCAGCTTCCGCGAGAAACAAGATTGGTTTACCTCAGAAGCGGAATTGAAAGACCAGTGGAGAAAACGTGTTAAGTATGATCTATTGAACCTAAGACTGACTGCAGGTGATTCTGCTAAGGTAGATGAAGAAAAAAACAAGGAAACCCTACGCAACAGGTACAATAACTTGATCTCTCAAGCCAAGAAAACCAATTCGAATGATGCTTTCCAAATGATCATGACGGCGTTAACAGATGCTGTTGATCCCCATACGACTTACTACAATCCTTCGTTCGCTCAAGCATTCAATGAAAGCATGTCGAATACATTAGAAGGAATTGGAGCACAGCTGCAAATGGAGAATGAAATGGTGACCATCAAGCAGATTATTGCCGGTGGACCTGCATTCAAGGACAAATCCCTTCATATCAATGACCGAATCGTAGCTGTTGCACAAGGCAATGACGGCGAGTTTGAAGATATCATTGGCTGGAGACTGGATGCTGCGGTTGCGAAGATAAAGGGTAAAAAAGGAACGGTTGTTCGTTTGAAAATCCTTCCAGCTGGAGCAGAATTGTCAGCGGCCCCAAAAATCGTAAAACTGACCCGTGAGAAAATCATCCTTGCAGAAGAGTCTGCTAAGCGCGAAATCAGGAACATTAAAGGTGAAGATGGTAAAACATACAAAATTGGTGTGATCAATCTTCCTAAATTCTACATAGACTTTGAAGCGGTTCGTCGTGGAGATAAGGACTATAAGAGTACCACAAGAGATGTTAGGTTGTTATTGGACAGCTTAAAACAAGATGGCGTAGATGCTGTATTGATGGACTTAAGAAACAATGGTGGTGGTTCACTGCAGGAAGCAATTGAATTGACAGGCTTGTTTATCGATCAAGGTCCGGTAGTACAGGTAAGGGACACCAGAAACCGTGTTCAGGTAGATAGCGATCAGGAAACAGGTTTGGCATGGGAAGGACCATTTGGTGTGATCATCAACAGGTTCTCTGCATCTGCATCTGAGATTTTCGCTGGTGCCATCCAAGATTACGGTAGAGGTATTATCCTTGGTTCTACTAGTTACGGAAAAGGAACCGTTCAAAATGCGGTGGATATGTCACGTTTTATCAGCGCAACCAACAAGCTTTTAATCAAAGCTTCAGGTGAAGCAGATCCTGATACCCCGAATGGTGCTCCAGAATTTGGACAGATTAATATTACCATGGGTAAATTCTACCGTGTAACCGGTAGCAGTACGCAACATAAAGGTGTTGATCCAGACGTCATATTCCCTACGCAATATTCTGCAGAGAAATTTGGAGAAAGTTC contains:
- a CDS encoding mannose-1-phosphate guanylyltransferase — translated: MGKIINVILSGGVGSRLWPLSRKSKPKQYLPIFEGKTLFEWTLARNQEIASKVILVGSALNKTIAEPYLKDYNHDIIAEAAPRNTAAAIAFAAFHADPDDILIVTPSDHLIEGLKNYREAINQGIMYAQEGFIATFGIVPTRPETGYGYIEHEGNTVLSFREKPNEDTAKDFLKKGNFLWNSGIFCFKAGVYLEELMRFEPKLYNAAEVAFEYAEDLVLDEAHSKLIPSKSIDYAVMERSDLIKVVPARFEWSDMGAFDSLYEYFKSKGHPVDENGNIVVGTNKHTVFVGLTNCMLVSTEDAVLVLDRNRAQDVKQVYEQLEKDNSALI
- a CDS encoding exonuclease domain-containing protein, with protein sequence MSKTFTTIDFELATAKYNSVCAVGIVDVVDGEIVSEFYSLVQPPQNKYMWQTSRVHGIKPKHTAEAPTFIDLFPSIKELLVSKHMVAHDELLDRSVLKETMNFYNLPFEELGLDPVWECTSKIYRSLGFERTKLSICCDLMGVELKHHDALSDARATAELYLKVDDAIEMKKLG
- a CDS encoding replication-associated recombination protein A, producing the protein MVTRVPLAERMRPKSLAEYVGQKHIIGEGAVLWNAIEQKSIPSMIFWGPPGVGKTTLALLVAKSLDRPFYSLSAIQSGVKDVREVIDKAEQMRQFNQEQPILFIDEIHRFSKSQQDSLLGAVERGTVTLIGATTENPSFEVISALLSRCQVYVLQELTKEELIQIIELALNQDEFLKDEKISIKEYDAMLQLSGGDARKLLNILELVSQAASHGKQEITNEFVAKHVQQNRVRYDKSGEQHYDIISAFIKSIRGSDPNAAVYWLARMIEGGEDPKFIARRLLILASEDVGNANPNALLLANNCFQAVNVIGWPESRIILSQTVIYLACSAKSNASYEAINKAQAIVRKSGDLSVPLHLRNAPTKLMKELNYGTEYMYAHAYSGNFVDQEYMPEGLHEAKMYEPGKNPAEEKLRLSLRDKWKGKYGY
- a CDS encoding lipopolysaccharide assembly protein LapB, with protein sequence MIDKVRVILAFGLIISTVSLKAQTNNKPLDPSGFVTKYDSSFAGIGPKVYVLPPPRTKEEELVDSYKEKKGFFDSISRQLEYQSIIEDYKPTSNASYLKQSFNPFPATEQDWNNLITKLENNRNLPLAAGMANEYAFDLLKKGDINKAIALLTRGLNAARSSGSGEKFVLEHNLANAYLFNGNLSEAAAMQETFLQSAVEKKEQVDQANTLVRIALVQAYQKKYLDAENTIIRRAFPLYNRTKNHFGKVYALINLAKIYQLQNKHTEAQWFLIQAKDLANLRKIDNELPEIEYMLAFSKYIQQNYKVAQLEFEKAKTLADVENNKVLQLAIADKLGDIYLMMGNFEDAEQELSSYWRLRNELF
- a CDS encoding carboxy terminal-processing peptidase, translating into MFKHLIFCLALISVVACGAKPRINLDQEGLELKPTTQHEIIAKEVANLLENFSYKKVPMGDSLSNIVFNNLLEGIDQGKNYMLKSDIDEFQQFKNSISQDFREGDLSSAFYIFNKYTNRYLQCMNFALEQIDAKHDFTKDETYTSFREKQDWFTSEAELKDQWRKRVKYDLLNLRLTAGDSAKVDEEKNKETLRNRYNNLISQAKKTNSNDAFQMIMTALTDAVDPHTTYYNPSFAQAFNESMSNTLEGIGAQLQMENEMVTIKQIIAGGPAFKDKSLHINDRIVAVAQGNDGEFEDIIGWRLDAAVAKIKGKKGTVVRLKILPAGAELSAAPKIVKLTREKIILAEESAKREIRNIKGEDGKTYKIGVINLPKFYIDFEAVRRGDKDYKSTTRDVRLLLDSLKQDGVDAVLMDLRNNGGGSLQEAIELTGLFIDQGPVVQVRDTRNRVQVDSDQETGLAWEGPFGVIINRFSASASEIFAGAIQDYGRGIILGSTSYGKGTVQNAVDMSRFISATNKLLIKASGEADPDTPNGAPEFGQINITMGKFYRVTGSSTQHKGVDPDVIFPTQYSAEKFGESSEPSALPWDQIKPTKFSKIGSLTDISAQLEDIHKKRMQKSPAYSFLLEDIAEFSKNETMPAISLNEDKLKAEREKSRLKQRERINKQLSFLGEPLWKEGQPQPKLDYDFVLDESANVLTDYIRLKK